One genomic window of Nicotiana sylvestris chromosome 10, ASM39365v2, whole genome shotgun sequence includes the following:
- the LOC104217840 gene encoding uncharacterized protein: MAVKIGYSFSSVFTSPSSPFQSMKTRTVSAIPRVFMWRFVPERLRNDKVVRSHHFVPEKLKVLRSSSRRQFSFFAAAEDQLADSELEEDDSEQESEHPGDEFVASVSSSNVHMEGAGGKPGVLSFYNRPYRREEEILVPAAEKNQNILLWFVGPAVLVASFIFPSLYLRRILSTIFEDSLLTDFLILFFTEALFYCGVAVFLLLIDRLRRPLELVSSDRKIIPPLGYRISSIAVLALSLIIPMVTMGFVWPWTGPAASATLAPYLVGIVVQFAFEQYARYIDSPSWSVIPIIFQVYRLHQLNRAAQLVTALSLTVRGAEMTAQNLAINGSLSTLLNVLQFLGVICIWSLSSFIMRFFPSATMAEG, translated from the exons ATGGCAGTTAAAATTGGTTATTCGTTTTCCTCTGTTTTCACCTCTCCTTCTTCACCTTTTCAATCCATGAAGACTCGAACG GTGAGTGCAATACCAAGAGTGTTCATGTGGAGATTTGTTCCGGAACGTCTAAGAAATGATAAAG TTGTTAGGTCACACCACTTTGTGCCTGAAAAGCTAAAGGTGCTGAGAAGTTCTAGTAGGAGACAGTTCAGTTTCTTTGCTGCCGCAGAAGACCAATTAGCCGACAGTGAGCTTGAGGAAGATGATTCCGAGCAAGAAAGTGAACATCCTGGTGATGAATTTGTTGCCTCTGTCAGTAGTTCAAACGTCCACATGGAAGGTGCTGGTGGTAAGCCTGGCGTACTATCATTCTACAATCGTCCTTACAGAAGGGAGGAGGAAATCCTTGTGCCTGCTGCTGAAAAGAACCAGAACATTCTACTGTGGTTTGTTGGTCCAGCTGTTCTTGTAGCCTCTTTCATCTTTCCCTCGCTTTACTTGCGCAGGATATTATCAACTATATTTGAGGACTCTTTGTTAACTG ATTTCCTCATCTTGTTCTTCACAGAGGCTCTGTTTTACTGTGGAGTAGCAGTGTTTCTTCTTCTAATAGATCGTCTAAGGAGACCGCTTGAGCTAGTATCTTCTGACAGGAAAATTATCCCACCACTCGGATATAGAATATCTTCAATTGCTGTACTGGCACTTAGTCTAATAATTCCAATGGTGACCATGGGGTTTGTTTGGCCATGGACTGGTCCTGCTGCTTCTGCTACTCTCGCCCCCTACCTTGTTGGTATAGTTGTTCAATTTGCTTTTGAGCAGTACGCAAGATATATTGACTCACCTTCATGGTCTGTTATCCCCATTATCTTTCAG GTCTACAGGTTGCATCAACTGAATAGGGCAGCGCAACTGGTAACAGCCCTTTCTTTGACAGTAAGAGGAGCAGAGATGACTGCccagaacttggcaataaatggCTCACTGAGCACACTTTTAAATGTCCTTCAATTCCTTGGGGTGATATGTATTTGGTCCCTTTCTAGCTTCATCATGAGATTTTTCCCATCTGCTACTATGGCTGAGGGGTAA
- the LOC138879755 gene encoding uncharacterized protein, which yields MSGLDPKVAIHHLAIKNGAHPVKQAQRHFRPDLVPLIEIEVNKLIESSFICEVKYPTWVSSIVPIRKKNGQIRVCVDFRDLNYACPKDEFPLPIPELMIDATTGYKAMSFMDGSLGYNQIRMAPKDEELTAFRTPKGIYCYKPPVLATSILGKPLILYIAAQERSVGALLSQENSEEKENSLYYLSKMMTPNELNYSPIEKLCSALVFSIQKLKHYFQAHVVRLISKANPIKFVMSKPVLSDRLARWYLQFQQFEIVYIPQKAIKGQTLADFLADHPIPDDWELTDELPDEDAMVIEVQPPWKMYFDGAAHCGGAGAGVVFVTSQGEVLPYSFTLMQLCSNNVAEYQVLILGLEMAVEMKRLQLQVFGDSQLVVNQILSSYKVK from the exons ATGTCTGGCTTGGACCCAAAAGTAGCAATCCATCACCTTGCAATCAAAAATGGTGCTCaccctgttaaacaagctcaaaggcattttaggccggacttggttcccttgattgaaatagaagttaacaaactcatcgaaTCTAGCTTTAtttgtgaagttaaatacccaacatgggtttcaagtattgtccctataaggaagaaaaatggccagattcgagtgtgCGTTGACTTTAGGGATCTTAACTATGCATGTCCAAAAGATGAGTTCCCGCTTCCCATTCCAGaactgatgatcgatgctactactgggtaCAAGGCAATGTCATTTATGGATGGTTCATTGGGCTATAACCAAATAcgcatggcaccaaaagatgaagagcttactgcatttCGTACCccaaagggtatttattgctacaag cctccagttttagcaACCTCTATACTtggaaagccattgatactatacattgcggcacaagaaaggtctgttggagcactgttgtcccaagaaaatagtgaagagaaagaaaactctctttactacttgagcaagatgATGACACCGAACGAgctgaattattcgccaattgaaaagttgtgttcggcactagtcttctcaattcaaaagttgaagcactactttcaagctcatgttgttcGTCTTATTTCTAaggcaaatcccatcaagttcgtgatgtcaaaacctgtccttagtgatcgactagcaaggtggtaccttcagtttcaacaatttgaaatcgTGTACATCCCTCAGAAGGCTATAAAAGGACAAACGTTAGcggacttcttggcagatcaccctatacctgatgattgggagctaactgacgaactacctgatgaggacgccATGGTCATCGAAGTTCAGCCTCCatggaaaatgtattttgatggTGCTGCACATTGCGGAGGAGCTGGTGCtggtgtagtatttgtcacttctcAAGGTGAAGTTTTGCCCTACTCTTTTACGTTGATGCAACTCTGCTCTAACAACGTTGCTGAGTATCAAGTactaatacttgggcttgaaatggctgTCGAAATGAAGcggttgcaattgcaagtctttggtgactctcagttagtggtcaatcagaTTTTAAGTAGTTACAAGGTCAAGTAG